Genomic DNA from uncultured Vibrio sp.:
GCGAGCGTGCAGGGTTTATTAACAAAGAATTTGACCTGTACTGCATGGATAAGTTGGTTTACGAGCCTGAATGTCTGACTAAACTTTCTGTCCTTGACCTTATCAAAGAGGGTGGTGCTCAAGGCCCTGAACTGAACATGTGGCTTGGCATGCGCGGAACACTGCAAGGTGAGCTGAATGTGTTGCAGAGCAGCTACCACGCACCGATCTCAAACACTGGCTCTGGCACGATGTTGATCGAGTCAAAGTAGTCGTCATACGATTTGTTCATTCTCTCCTTGTTAAGCGGTCCAGATGGGCCGCTTTTTTTATAGTCATTCATTCAGCTAGTTTATTGGTTGTCACTTGATCGTGATGGTTCGTCCATCACATCAAAGTTCTTACAAGCGACAAATTTTAGTAAAAGTACTTCAGCAATCTGGGACACGTTTTAACTCTTCAGAAATGGAATAATTTCTTCGTATGGATATAACGGAGCAATTATTTTGTTTGCAAGTTCGGAAATTACCGTCAGGACCATTCTGAAAGATAACAAGGCGAAGGTGGCCATTACTTGGCTTCTGGTTGCACTTGAAAATGTGTGTATGGTGCTGCTTCCTCTATTTATCGGTTTTGCCATTGATGGTCTTCTGACAGGAGTGTTAACGGCTCTCTATTGGCTGGCCATTTTGCTTGCGCTACTGACCTTAGTCTCTGTTGTACGTCGTTTTTATGATACTCGTGTATATGGAAATATCCGTGTTGAGGTAGGAGAAGCCGTTGATAATCAGTTGCGTCATCAGCATCCATCACCGAAAAATATATCGGTACGAAATGCCAGAATAGACATGTCACGAGAGCTGGTCGATTTCCTTGAAAATGACGCTCCACCTTTGATGACCGCAGCAACTCAACTGGTTGCTTCTGTGGTTATCCTCGGTGCCTTTCATCTAACACTTGCTATCAGCGCCGTGATTGCCGGCATCATTATGATGCTCATCTATTCTTGGTTTCACGGTTATTTTGTTCGTATGAATGGTCTTTTAAATAGTCGACTGGAACAGCAGGTGACTATTTTATCTCTTGTCCCTTTCCGTGGCATTCGCCGCCACCTCGAACGCATCAAACGTCGTGAAATATTGATCTCTGATGCAGAAGCTATCTTGTATGGATTGATTTTTCTAATTTTATTCGGATTCGTTGTCGCAAACCTCTGGCTATCTACACTGGTTCCTGATCCAACCGCAGGACAGATTTTCTCTGTCGTGACTTACTCACTGGAATTTGTAGAAGCGGCAGTGCTTTTACCGATCACCTTGCAGACGCTATCACGCCTGACAGAAATAAGTCAGCGTTTGAACAGGCAAACCGAGCCAGAAAAGCAACGTGCGGAGAGTAAGTAATGAGAATAAATAAACTTCTGCCCATTGCTTTAGGTCTGGGATTCATCGTGTGTGCTGGCGGGTTGGTAGTCATGTCGGAGCCTGAGCCTGTCAAAGCAACCGTTCAGACTGAAACCAAGCAACCTGTCAGTATCGTCTTGGTCGCGCCGCACGAGTATAGGCCAGTCACTACGCTATTAGGTACCAGTTACGCACGCTGGCCAGTCGACATAAAATCCCCCAACAGCGCCAAACTAAACTGGTTAAACCAAAATGCTAAGGTGGGTTCGCTGGTCAAACAGGGAGAAGTCTTGGCACAGATGGATACTACACACCTGACATCACAACTGGCTCAGGCGCACAGCCTGATGAAACAGGCAGAGCTTAACTTTCAGCGCGAGCTGCATGAACAAACGGTGGCGCTGAAAATGTTATCGAAAACAAATAGTTCAGCCTATGCGAGAAGAGAGCCGCAAATCGCTTATGCAAAAGCGGATTTACTGCAAGCTGAAAAAGCTTGGCTTAGTGCAAAGCAGTACCTAAAAGAAGCCACAATTGTTGCCCCTTTTGATGCCGTGGTTCTGAGTCGTTCTGTGAGTCCGGGACAGCGGCTTGAGGAAGGAGAAAGACTGTTTCAGCTAGCTGCCAGTGCGAGTCTGGATGTTCGTGTACCCGTCCCGGATCAACAGTGGGGGGTAATATCAGCATCACTGGAACAACCTCAGATCCAAGTTATTGATAAACAGGGTCAAAAAC
This window encodes:
- a CDS encoding ABC transporter six-transmembrane domain-containing protein — protein: MFASSEITVRTILKDNKAKVAITWLLVALENVCMVLLPLFIGFAIDGLLTGVLTALYWLAILLALLTLVSVVRRFYDTRVYGNIRVEVGEAVDNQLRHQHPSPKNISVRNARIDMSRELVDFLENDAPPLMTAATQLVASVVILGAFHLTLAISAVIAGIIMMLIYSWFHGYFVRMNGLLNSRLEQQVTILSLVPFRGIRRHLERIKRREILISDAEAILYGLIFLILFGFVVANLWLSTLVPDPTAGQIFSVVTYSLEFVEAAVLLPITLQTLSRLTEISQRLNRQTEPEKQRAESK
- a CDS encoding efflux RND transporter periplasmic adaptor subunit; the protein is MRINKLLPIALGLGFIVCAGGLVVMSEPEPVKATVQTETKQPVSIVLVAPHEYRPVTTLLGTSYARWPVDIKSPNSAKLNWLNQNAKVGSLVKQGEVLAQMDTTHLTSQLAQAHSLMKQAELNFQRELHEQTVALKMLSKTNSSAYARREPQIAYAKADLLQAEKAWLSAKQYLKEATIVAPFDAVVLSRSVSPGQRLEEGERLFQLAASASLDVRVPVPDQQWGVISASLEQPQIQVIDKQGQKRSASVRYVEPQVDSVSRQRQVVLVVKDPYQTSPRLLPNQQLTVEVTLPLRDSVMQVPLSALTRDNQIWTVDDDNKLQLESTSVLAETNSFANVVFNSEPDRQRRVVIYPLLSMIPGLQVAPELVTQDEENREKPL